One window from the genome of Chaetodon trifascialis isolate fChaTrf1 chromosome 20, fChaTrf1.hap1, whole genome shotgun sequence encodes:
- the ttc33 gene encoding tetratricopeptide repeat protein 33 isoform X1: protein MQRVIPSPPTISHFTSRMASFGWKRKVGEKVSKSAVQQFEAEAEKAEGVGAGQDEGVDWQQAIKRRREILLDDCTTKSERLKGEGAELAEHGRHWEAIKKWDEAIQLTPENPVLYEMKSQVLTILQEVFPAVTAAEMAVKFRPLWWEGWQTLGRAQLNMGEVDLAVRSFQVAIHLWPSESALWQEDLAWARKLQKQHLASEKKTQEEEETKKQILHAPELEQDYDFESDEVLAACEAVAERQMRYEQLKRTTVIIDAEGNVKNVVTGEGGSEDTAIPSKEQFVKARGL from the exons ATGCAACGTGTGATTCCCTCACCACCCACTATCTCCCACTTTACCTCCAGGATGGCTTCATTTGGCTGGAAGAGGAAAGTTGGTGAGAAGGTTTCAAAGTCAGCGGTGCAGCAGTTTGAGGCTGAAGCAGAGAAGGCTGAGGGTGTTGGAGCGGGTCAGGATGAGGGGGTGGACTGGCAGCAGGCCATCAAACGACGGAGGGAGATCCTGCTGGACGACTGTACAACCAAGAGCGAGAGGCTGAAGGGTGAAGGTGCAGAGCTGGCCGAGCATGGCAG gCACTGGGAGGCCATTAAGAAGTGGGACGAGGCCATTCAGCTGACTCCTGAGAACCCAGTCCTGTATGAGATGAAGTCTCAG GTACTGACCATTCTGCAGGAAGTGTTCCCCGCTGTGACGGCAGCCGAGATGGCGGTGAAGTTCCGCCCCCTTTGGTGGGAGGGCTGGCAGACTTTGGGCCGTGCCCAGCTGAACATGGGAGAGGTGGACTTG GCTGTGCGGTCCTTCCAGGTCGCTATCCACCTGTGGCCATCAGAGAGCGCCCTGTGGCAGGAAGACCTGGCGTGGGCACGCAAGCTACAGAAGCAGCACTTAGCGAGCGAGAAGAAAAcccaggaagaggaggagaccaaGAAACAGATCCTTCATGCCCCCGAGCTCGAGCAGGACTACGATTTCGAGTCTGATGAGGTGCTGGCCGCCTGCGAGGCCGTTGCTGAGCGGCAGATGCGCTACGAGCAGCTGAAGAGGACCACCGTGATCATAGACGCAGAGGGAAACGTTAAAAATGTCGTCACTGGAGAAGGAGGATCAGAGGACACGGCGATACCGTCAAAGGAGCAGTTTGTCAAAGCAAGAGGACTTTGA
- the ttc33 gene encoding tetratricopeptide repeat protein 33 isoform X2, producing MASFGWKRKVGEKVSKSAVQQFEAEAEKAEGVGAGQDEGVDWQQAIKRRREILLDDCTTKSERLKGEGAELAEHGRHWEAIKKWDEAIQLTPENPVLYEMKSQVLTILQEVFPAVTAAEMAVKFRPLWWEGWQTLGRAQLNMGEVDLAVRSFQVAIHLWPSESALWQEDLAWARKLQKQHLASEKKTQEEEETKKQILHAPELEQDYDFESDEVLAACEAVAERQMRYEQLKRTTVIIDAEGNVKNVVTGEGGSEDTAIPSKEQFVKARGL from the exons ATGGCTTCATTTGGCTGGAAGAGGAAAGTTGGTGAGAAGGTTTCAAAGTCAGCGGTGCAGCAGTTTGAGGCTGAAGCAGAGAAGGCTGAGGGTGTTGGAGCGGGTCAGGATGAGGGGGTGGACTGGCAGCAGGCCATCAAACGACGGAGGGAGATCCTGCTGGACGACTGTACAACCAAGAGCGAGAGGCTGAAGGGTGAAGGTGCAGAGCTGGCCGAGCATGGCAG gCACTGGGAGGCCATTAAGAAGTGGGACGAGGCCATTCAGCTGACTCCTGAGAACCCAGTCCTGTATGAGATGAAGTCTCAG GTACTGACCATTCTGCAGGAAGTGTTCCCCGCTGTGACGGCAGCCGAGATGGCGGTGAAGTTCCGCCCCCTTTGGTGGGAGGGCTGGCAGACTTTGGGCCGTGCCCAGCTGAACATGGGAGAGGTGGACTTG GCTGTGCGGTCCTTCCAGGTCGCTATCCACCTGTGGCCATCAGAGAGCGCCCTGTGGCAGGAAGACCTGGCGTGGGCACGCAAGCTACAGAAGCAGCACTTAGCGAGCGAGAAGAAAAcccaggaagaggaggagaccaaGAAACAGATCCTTCATGCCCCCGAGCTCGAGCAGGACTACGATTTCGAGTCTGATGAGGTGCTGGCCGCCTGCGAGGCCGTTGCTGAGCGGCAGATGCGCTACGAGCAGCTGAAGAGGACCACCGTGATCATAGACGCAGAGGGAAACGTTAAAAATGTCGTCACTGGAGAAGGAGGATCAGAGGACACGGCGATACCGTCAAAGGAGCAGTTTGTCAAAGCAAGAGGACTTTGA
- the ptger4b gene encoding prostaglandin E receptor 4 (subtype EP4) b, with translation MNSTAATERFQAPTIPAIMFIFGVVGNVVAIVVLRISRKEQKETTFYTLVCGLAVTDLLGTLLASPVTIATYMKGSWPGGEPLCQYSGFILLFFFLAQLSIVFAMSVERYLAINHAYFYNEYVNQKLAALTLFVIYISNMGFCALPGMGFGQVKRQNPGTWCFIDWQTNHTSVATFNLMYAGVNSVIVLVTVICNVMVCGALILMHKRFIRRTSLGTDQRRIAELRRRRSFGRLAGAEIQMVILLIATSAVVLICSIPLVLRIFVNQLYRNQREEPSWLNKDLLAIRMASVNPILDPWIYILLRKTVVLKLMEKIKCLFCKMGGRGRRNGGQFRCADGRLSSSIISRDCPSLVSRELQEMVSSSQTFLYPSEGNPRRSSQAGAQCSSSPPAVQMLTAAEGPQRGLSQTDLEDTAPGRPLKDLPVCPKDPALHVTFTDETANIQEKCI, from the exons ATGAACTCCACGGCAGCAACGGAGAGATTTCAAGCGCCCACCATCCCTGCgataatgttcatttttggGGTGGTGGGGAATGTCGTGGCCATTGTAGTTCTGCGAATATCACGAAAAGAGCAAAAGGAGACGACTTTTTACACACTTGTGTGCGGCCTGGCAGTGACAGACCTCCTGGGGACCCTGCTGGCCAGCCCGGTCACCATCGCCACCTACATGAAGGGCTCGTGGCCGGGAGGCGAGCCGCTGTGCCAGTACTCCGGCTTcatcctgctcttcttcttcttggcccAGCTCAGCATTGTGTTCGCGATGTCAGTGGAGAGATACTTGGCGATAAACCATGCGTATTTCTACAACGAGTACGTCAACCAAAAGCTCGCTGCGCTGACTCTTTTTGTCATTTACATTTCCAACATGGGGTTTTGCGCGCTGCCCGGCATGGGGTTCGGCCAGGTGAAGCGGCAGAACCCGGGGACCTGGTGTTTCATCGACTGGCAGACCAACCACACATCAGTCGCGACTTTTAACCTGATGTACGCAGGTGTGAATTCAGTCATCGTGCTGGTCACCGTCATATGTAACGTGATGGTGTGCGGGGCTCTGATCCTGATGCACAAGCGGTTCATCCGCCGGACCTCTTTGGGCACGGACCAGCGGCGCATCGCGGAGCTCCGGCGCAGACGGAGTTTCGGACGCTTAGCCGGAGCTGAGATCCAGATGGTGATCCTGCTTATAGCTACCTCCGCCGTGGTTCTCATCTGCTCCATACCTTTAGTG TTGAGGATCTTTGTGAACCAGCTGTACAGAAACCAGAGAGAAGAGCCTTCGTGGTTGAATAAAGACCTGCTGGCCATCCGCATGGCCTCCGTCAACCCCATCTTAGACCCTTGGATCTACATCCTGCTCAGAAAGACAGTGGTCCTTAAGCTGATGGAGAAAATTAAATGTCTGTTCTGCAAAATGGGCGGGCGGGGGCGAAGGAACGGCGGGCAGTTCCGCTGTGCCGACGgccgcctctcctcctccatcatctcccGGGATTGTCCATCACTGGTGTCACGTGAGCTTCAGGAGATGGTGAGCAGCTCGCAGACCTTCCTGTACCCGTCCGAGGGAAACCCCAGGAGGTCATCTCAAGCAGGGGCACAGTGCAGCTCCAGTCCACCAGCGGTGCAGATGTTAACAGCGGCGGAGGGGCCTCAGAGGGGGCTTTCACAGACTGATTTAGAGGACACAGCGCCAGGCAGGCCTCTGAAAGACCTCCCAGTGTGCCCCAAGGACCCAGCTCTACATGTGACCTTCACAGACGAGACTGCTAACATACAGGAGAAGTGCATATGA